In one Cellulomonas sp. JZ18 genomic region, the following are encoded:
- a CDS encoding flagellar biosynthesis protein FlhA: MKNRPIAQMAVPVGVVGVVLLLVVPLPPQLLDLLIVVNITASLVILLTSMYVKRPLDFSVFPSLILVFTLFRLGLNVASTRLVLRDGFAGQVIDAFGHFVVGGSLVIGLVIFLILVVIQFAVITNGAGRVAEVGARFTLDAMPGKQMAIDADLNSGLIDEEEARRRRADIAAEADFYGAMDGGSKFVKGDAIAGIVITVINLVGGFAVGMLQMGMSAGEAIERFSLLTIGDGLVTQIPALLLSVSTGIVVTRATAEGDMGTVASKQLLQSRNALLIAGGAAVALALLPGMPKPPFLLVGAGLLLLGQRVGAREKAADLAARVEADQAQVVAAPSADSPEQLIEQMRVHTLEILLAPDLVDLVGTGPEQDLLARVRGLRRKVALDLGIVVPPVRTRDSVDLPPATYVVRIAGVEVGRGQAPAGRVLALGDDLAALPGTAVSEPVFGLPGKWVPAELRHAAEMTGATVVDRVSVLITHLGALISSHAARLLGREDVRVLTEGLKQVNPSVVEELVPSLLSLGEVQRVLQGLLTEQVPIRDLGRIYEALTLRARVSTDPEGLVEAARGALGPALAAPYVHEGVLRVVTLDPVLEHRLAENLRPGDQGSQLLVEPQRLDAILGQLRVAVARAEADGRGVVLACAPAIRPALRRLVALGDPRLPVLSYTEVTAAGAQVDTAGVVSGDHAIAA, encoded by the coding sequence GTGAAGAACCGACCGATCGCGCAGATGGCGGTGCCCGTCGGCGTCGTCGGCGTCGTGCTGCTGCTGGTCGTGCCGCTGCCGCCGCAGCTGCTCGACCTGCTCATCGTCGTCAACATCACCGCGTCGCTCGTCATCCTGCTCACGAGCATGTACGTGAAGCGGCCGCTCGACTTCTCGGTGTTCCCGTCGCTCATCCTCGTGTTCACGCTGTTCCGCCTCGGCCTCAACGTGGCCAGCACGCGGCTCGTGCTGCGGGACGGGTTCGCCGGCCAGGTCATCGACGCGTTCGGCCACTTCGTGGTCGGCGGCTCGCTCGTCATCGGCCTGGTGATCTTCCTCATCCTGGTCGTCATCCAGTTCGCGGTGATCACGAACGGCGCGGGCCGCGTCGCCGAGGTCGGCGCGCGGTTCACCCTCGACGCGATGCCCGGCAAGCAGATGGCGATCGACGCCGACCTCAACTCGGGCCTCATCGACGAGGAGGAGGCGCGGCGCCGGCGCGCGGACATCGCGGCCGAGGCCGACTTCTACGGTGCGATGGACGGCGGCTCGAAGTTCGTCAAGGGCGACGCGATCGCGGGCATCGTCATCACCGTCATCAACCTGGTCGGCGGGTTCGCGGTCGGCATGCTCCAGATGGGCATGAGCGCCGGTGAGGCGATCGAGCGCTTCAGCCTCCTGACCATCGGCGACGGCCTGGTGACGCAGATCCCCGCGCTGCTGCTGTCGGTGTCCACGGGCATCGTCGTCACGCGCGCGACGGCCGAGGGCGACATGGGCACCGTCGCCTCGAAGCAGCTGCTGCAGTCGCGCAACGCGCTGCTCATCGCCGGCGGGGCCGCGGTGGCGCTCGCGCTGCTGCCGGGCATGCCGAAGCCGCCGTTCCTGCTGGTCGGCGCGGGCCTGCTCCTGCTGGGCCAGCGCGTCGGCGCGCGCGAGAAGGCCGCGGACCTCGCCGCCCGGGTCGAGGCGGACCAGGCGCAGGTCGTCGCGGCGCCGAGCGCGGACAGCCCCGAGCAGCTCATCGAGCAGATGCGCGTGCACACGCTCGAGATCCTGCTCGCGCCCGACCTCGTCGACCTCGTCGGCACCGGCCCGGAGCAGGACCTGCTCGCCCGCGTGCGCGGCCTGCGCCGCAAGGTCGCGCTCGACCTCGGCATCGTCGTGCCGCCCGTGCGCACGCGCGACAGCGTGGACCTGCCGCCCGCGACGTACGTCGTGCGGATCGCGGGCGTCGAGGTGGGCCGGGGCCAGGCACCCGCGGGTCGCGTCCTCGCGCTCGGCGACGACCTCGCGGCGCTGCCCGGCACGGCGGTGTCCGAGCCGGTGTTCGGCCTGCCCGGAAAGTGGGTGCCCGCGGAGCTGCGGCACGCCGCGGAGATGACGGGCGCGACGGTCGTCGACCGTGTGTCCGTGCTCATCACGCACCTCGGCGCGCTCATCTCCTCGCACGCCGCCCGCCTGCTGGGCCGCGAGGACGTGCGGGTGCTCACCGAGGGGCTCAAGCAGGTCAACCCGTCGGTCGTCGAGGAGCTCGTGCCGTCCCTGCTGTCGCTGGGCGAGGTGCAGCGCGTCCTGCAGGGCCTGCTCACCGAGCAGGTCCCGATCCGCGACCTCGGCCGCATCTACGAGGCGCTGACGCTGCGCGCCCGCGTCTCGACGGACCCCGAGGGGCTCGTCGAGGCCGCGCGCGGCGCGCTGGGCCCGGCGCTCGCGGCCCCGTACGTGCACGAGGGCGTGCTGCGGGTCGTCACGCTCGACCCGGTGCTCGAGCACCGGCTCGCCGAGAACCTGCGTCCGGGCGACCAGGGCAGCCAGCTGCTCGTCGAGCCGCAGCGGCTCGACGCGATCCTCGGCCAGCTGCGCGTGGCGGTCGCCCGGGCGGAGGCCGACGGCCGTGGGGTCGTGCTCGCGTGCGCGCCCGCCATCCGGCCCGCGCTGCGCCGGCTCGTCGCGCTCGGCGACCCCCGCCTGCCGGTGCTGTCGTACACCGAGGTCACGGCCGCGGGTGCGCAGGTCGACACCGCCGGGGTGGTGAGCGGTGACCACGCGATTGCTGCTTGA
- the csrA gene encoding carbon storage regulator CsrA, with the protein MLVLTRRAGERLVIGDDVVITVIEVRSDGVRLGIEAPRHVRVHRAEVLAAVGEANARAAAADAAAEESLRGLVPPRGTRGPAPASGGAAPAGPAPADPAPADPARADAAGADVARHDEGEGTAPSR; encoded by the coding sequence ATGCTCGTGCTGACCCGCCGCGCCGGTGAGCGCCTCGTCATCGGTGACGACGTCGTCATCACCGTCATCGAGGTGCGCTCCGACGGGGTGCGGCTCGGCATCGAGGCGCCGCGGCACGTGCGCGTGCACCGGGCCGAGGTGCTCGCCGCGGTGGGCGAGGCCAACGCGCGCGCCGCCGCCGCGGACGCCGCCGCGGAGGAGTCCCTGCGCGGGCTCGTCCCGCCCCGCGGCACCCGCGGCCCGGCGCCGGCGTCGGGCGGCGCCGCCCCTGCCGGCCCGGCCCCTGCGGACCCGGCCCCCGCGGACCCGGCGCGTGCGGACGCGGCGGGCGCGGACGTGGCACGGCACGACGAGGGCGAGGGCACGGCCCCCAGCCGCTGA
- the cheB gene encoding chemotaxis-specific protein-glutamate methyltransferase CheB has translation MARTRVLVVDDSVVVRRLVTEVLSRDPRIDVVGVAANGRIALAKIEQLAPDLVTMDVEMPELDGIGAVRAMRAAGHRQPVIMFSTLTERGAEATLDALQAGATDYVTKPGSTASMAAALAEVAAQLVPRILALAPPRGGEEVRAPVRPLRAVTAPAVPVTRPAPVPVLRPAAPHHRVRLVAVGASTGGPEALSRLVGALPVLPVPVVVVQHMPPVFTRQLAQRLDRLGPVRVHEAEQGQVLEPGHAYVAPGDRHLVVRYAAGELVAHLDDGPPVNYCRPAVDVLLRSAVDAVRGELLAVVLTGMGADGRAGAESVVHAGGTVVVQDEPTSVVWGMPGAVATAGWAHAVLPLGEIADAVTSTVTQARRAPVGRIS, from the coding sequence GTGGCACGGACCCGGGTGCTGGTGGTCGACGACTCGGTCGTCGTCCGCCGCCTCGTCACCGAGGTGCTCTCGCGCGACCCGCGCATCGACGTGGTGGGCGTGGCGGCCAACGGGCGCATCGCGCTCGCGAAGATCGAGCAGCTCGCGCCCGACCTGGTGACGATGGACGTCGAGATGCCCGAGCTCGACGGCATCGGGGCGGTGCGCGCGATGCGCGCCGCGGGCCACCGGCAGCCGGTGATCATGTTCTCGACGCTGACGGAGCGCGGCGCCGAGGCGACGCTCGACGCGCTGCAGGCCGGTGCGACGGACTACGTCACGAAGCCCGGCAGCACCGCCAGCATGGCCGCCGCGCTCGCGGAGGTCGCGGCGCAGCTGGTCCCGCGGATCCTCGCGCTCGCACCGCCGCGCGGCGGCGAGGAGGTGCGTGCTCCGGTCCGGCCCCTGCGGGCGGTCACCGCGCCGGCCGTCCCGGTCACGAGGCCCGCACCGGTCCCGGTGCTGCGGCCCGCCGCGCCGCACCACCGGGTCCGCCTGGTGGCGGTCGGTGCGTCGACGGGCGGTCCGGAGGCGCTCTCGCGGCTGGTGGGCGCGCTGCCCGTGCTGCCCGTGCCGGTCGTGGTCGTGCAGCACATGCCGCCCGTGTTCACCCGTCAGCTCGCCCAGCGCCTCGACCGGCTCGGGCCGGTCCGGGTGCACGAGGCGGAGCAGGGCCAGGTGCTCGAGCCCGGGCACGCGTACGTCGCGCCCGGCGACCGGCACCTCGTGGTCCGGTACGCCGCGGGCGAGCTGGTCGCGCACCTGGACGACGGCCCGCCGGTCAACTACTGCCGCCCCGCGGTGGACGTGCTGCTGCGCTCCGCGGTCGACGCGGTGCGCGGCGAGCTGCTCGCGGTCGTGCTGACCGGCATGGGTGCCGACGGCCGCGCGGGTGCGGAGTCCGTCGTGCACGCGGGCGGAACGGTCGTCGTCCAGGACGAGCCGACGAGCGTCGTCTGGGGCATGCCCGGCGCGGTCGCCACGGCCGGCTGGGCACATGCGGTGCTGCCGCTCGGCGAGATCGCCGACGCGGTGACCAGCACCGTCACGCAGGCGCGACGAGCGCCGGTCGGGAGGATCTCGTGA
- a CDS encoding chemotaxis protein CheA, which produces MLARNRISRLAAATDDVDLVRSAQRLDLIAGELQEGVMRTRMQPMEHLWSKMPRIVRDLATACGREVQLELVGGETELDRSLLEAVRDPLTHLVRNAVDHGIEPPDVRVAAGKPAKGRLTLRAVHAGGQVVIEVADDGRGIDAAAVAAKAVERGLRTPEQVASASTAELLNLLFLPGFSTAASVTNVSGRGVGMDVVRTKIEAVGGTVDVETTPGEGTVWRLRMPLTLAIIPALTVECAGRVYAVPQTSVLELVSADGRSGTSAVEHVHGAPVYRLRGRLLPLVLLGTALGVSEATQPPPGSVVLVLQVDRYRFGLVVDRVLTTEEIVVEALSARLKGVGAYSGATVLGDGELALILDLQALARRNLAGDAEAVEEDEPDVATDAGDPGEEVLVVSVDDRRVCLPSHLLTRLEPVRVDDFERVGGRDVLRYRGDILPLARVDRLIGAGDGPQEQIVVVLTRGSRTVGLVVHGIVDVERDHEADHSPVADVGLLGSTVIGGRVTERLDWQAAVRAADPTFLDDEPESADELVGAAR; this is translated from the coding sequence GTGCTGGCCCGCAACCGCATCAGCCGGCTCGCCGCCGCCACCGACGACGTCGACCTCGTGCGCTCCGCGCAGCGGCTCGACCTCATCGCGGGCGAGCTGCAGGAGGGCGTCATGCGCACGCGCATGCAGCCCATGGAGCACCTGTGGTCCAAGATGCCGCGCATCGTGCGCGACCTCGCCACGGCCTGCGGCCGCGAGGTGCAGCTCGAGCTCGTCGGCGGCGAGACCGAGCTCGACCGCAGCCTGCTCGAGGCCGTCCGGGACCCGCTCACGCACCTCGTGCGCAACGCCGTCGACCACGGCATCGAGCCGCCGGACGTGCGCGTCGCGGCGGGCAAGCCGGCGAAGGGCCGCCTCACGCTGCGGGCCGTGCACGCCGGCGGCCAGGTGGTCATCGAGGTCGCCGACGACGGGCGGGGCATCGACGCCGCCGCGGTCGCCGCCAAGGCCGTCGAGCGCGGCCTGCGCACGCCGGAGCAGGTCGCGTCCGCCTCGACGGCGGAGCTGCTGAACCTGCTGTTCCTCCCGGGCTTCTCGACCGCCGCCAGCGTGACGAACGTGTCCGGCCGCGGCGTCGGCATGGACGTCGTGCGCACCAAGATCGAGGCCGTCGGCGGCACGGTCGACGTCGAGACGACGCCGGGCGAGGGCACGGTGTGGCGTCTGCGCATGCCGCTGACCCTCGCGATCATCCCGGCCCTGACGGTCGAGTGCGCCGGGCGCGTCTACGCGGTGCCGCAGACCAGCGTCCTCGAGCTGGTCTCCGCGGACGGCCGCTCCGGCACCTCCGCCGTGGAGCACGTGCACGGCGCGCCGGTGTACCGGCTGCGCGGGCGCCTGCTGCCGCTCGTGCTGCTCGGTACCGCGCTCGGCGTCTCCGAGGCGACGCAGCCGCCGCCCGGGTCCGTCGTCCTCGTGCTGCAGGTCGACCGGTACCGCTTCGGGCTCGTGGTCGACCGCGTGCTGACCACCGAGGAGATCGTCGTGGAGGCGCTGTCCGCGCGCCTCAAGGGCGTCGGCGCCTACTCCGGCGCGACCGTGCTCGGCGACGGCGAGCTCGCGCTCATCCTCGACCTGCAGGCGCTCGCCCGGCGCAACCTCGCGGGCGACGCGGAGGCCGTGGAGGAGGACGAGCCGGACGTCGCGACGGACGCCGGCGACCCGGGCGAGGAGGTCCTCGTCGTCTCGGTCGACGACCGCCGCGTGTGCCTGCCGTCGCACCTGCTGACCCGGCTCGAACCCGTCCGCGTGGACGACTTCGAGCGCGTGGGCGGGCGGGACGTGCTGCGCTACCGCGGCGACATCCTGCCCCTGGCCCGCGTCGACCGGCTCATCGGGGCCGGCGACGGGCCGCAGGAGCAGATCGTCGTCGTGCTCACGCGCGGCTCGCGCACGGTCGGCCTGGTCGTGCACGGGATCGTCGACGTCGAGCGGGACCACGAGGCCGACCACTCGCCGGTCGCCGACGTGGGGCTGCTCGGCTCGACCGTCATCGGCGGCCGCGTCACCGAGCGCCTCGACTGGCAGGCGGCGGTGCGGGCGGCGGACCCGACGTTCCTCGACGACGAGCCCGAGTCCGCCGACGAGCTCGTGGGAGCCGCACGATGA
- a CDS encoding chemotaxis protein CheW, with product MSRLVTFALDDARYGVDVQRVREVLRTATGPRVPLAPDDVVGLLNLRGRVVPVVDPRVPLGLPSRAVPPEATLVVVHVHDEDVALVVDSLGDVVDADEETFAPAPETLDASVRALVRGAHVLPEGLLHVLDLDATVPAA from the coding sequence ATGAGCAGGCTGGTGACCTTCGCCCTCGACGACGCCCGCTACGGCGTCGACGTCCAGCGCGTGCGCGAGGTGCTGCGCACCGCCACCGGGCCGCGCGTCCCGCTCGCGCCCGACGACGTCGTCGGCCTGCTCAACCTGCGGGGCCGCGTCGTGCCCGTCGTCGACCCGCGCGTGCCGCTGGGCCTGCCCTCCCGGGCGGTGCCGCCCGAGGCGACCCTCGTCGTCGTGCACGTGCACGACGAGGACGTCGCGCTCGTCGTCGACTCCCTCGGCGACGTCGTCGACGCCGACGAGGAGACGTTCGCACCCGCGCCGGAGACCCTCGACGCGAGCGTCCGCGCGCTGGTGCGCGGCGCCCACGTGCTGCCCGAGGGGCTGCTGCACGTGCTCGACCTCGACGCGACCGTGCCGGCGGCCTGA
- a CDS encoding pyridoxal phosphate-dependent aminotransferase: MFLRPLDQSAKLKDVLYEIRGKALDEAARMEAEGRRVLKLNTGNPAAFGFDAPHQIVADVIAAVPHAHGYTESRGILSARRAIVTRYETVPGFPTFDVDDVYLGNGVSELITMTLQALLDEGDEVLIPSPDYPLWTAMTSLSDGKPVHYRCDESTGWQPDVEDIRARITPRTKAIVVINPNNPTGAVYSREVLEQIAAVAREHSLLLLADEIYDRILFDGAQHVPMASVAPDLLCLTFNGLSKTYRVAGFRSGWVVITGPQAHAKGFIEGMTLLASTRLCPNVPAQHAIQAALGGVQSIEGLIAPGGRLHEQRQVAWEGLNKIHGVDCVRPDGALYLFPRLDPEVHEIHDDAQLVYDLLVSEQILLVAGTGFNWPTPDHLRLVTLPEARVLAEVVERIGNFLASYKQVPARV, encoded by the coding sequence ATGTTCCTGCGACCCCTCGACCAGTCCGCCAAGCTCAAGGACGTCCTCTACGAGATCCGTGGCAAGGCGCTGGACGAGGCAGCACGCATGGAGGCCGAGGGCCGGCGCGTCCTCAAGCTCAACACCGGCAACCCGGCCGCGTTCGGGTTCGACGCGCCGCACCAGATCGTCGCCGACGTCATCGCGGCCGTCCCGCACGCGCACGGGTACACCGAGTCGCGCGGCATCCTCTCGGCGCGCCGCGCCATCGTCACGCGCTACGAGACCGTCCCCGGGTTCCCGACCTTCGACGTCGACGACGTCTACCTCGGCAACGGCGTCTCCGAGCTCATCACGATGACGCTGCAGGCCCTGCTGGACGAGGGCGACGAGGTGCTCATCCCCTCACCCGACTACCCGCTGTGGACGGCCATGACGAGCCTGTCCGACGGCAAGCCGGTGCACTACCGGTGCGACGAGTCGACCGGCTGGCAGCCGGACGTCGAGGACATCCGCGCGCGCATCACCCCGCGCACGAAGGCGATCGTCGTCATCAACCCGAACAATCCCACCGGGGCGGTGTACAGCCGCGAGGTGCTCGAGCAGATCGCCGCGGTCGCCCGCGAGCACAGCCTCCTGCTGCTCGCCGACGAGATCTACGACCGGATCCTGTTCGACGGCGCGCAGCACGTCCCGATGGCGTCCGTCGCGCCCGACCTGCTGTGCCTGACGTTCAACGGGCTGTCGAAGACGTACCGCGTGGCCGGGTTCCGCTCCGGCTGGGTCGTGATCACCGGTCCGCAGGCGCACGCGAAGGGGTTCATCGAGGGCATGACCCTGCTCGCCTCGACGCGCCTGTGCCCCAACGTGCCGGCGCAGCACGCCATCCAGGCGGCGCTGGGCGGCGTGCAGTCCATCGAGGGGCTCATCGCGCCGGGCGGGCGGCTGCACGAGCAGCGGCAGGTGGCGTGGGAGGGCCTGAACAAGATCCACGGCGTCGACTGCGTGCGCCCCGACGGCGCGCTCTACCTGTTCCCGCGCCTGGACCCCGAGGTGCACGAGATCCACGACGACGCGCAGCTGGTGTACGACCTGCTCGTCAGCGAGCAGATCCTGCTCGTCGCCGGCACGGGCTTCAACTGGCCGACGCCGGACCACCTGCGCCTCGTCACGCTGCCGGAGGCACGCGTGCTCGCCGAGGTGGTCGAGCGGATCGGCAACTTCCTGGCGTCGTACAAGCAGGTGCCCGCGCGCGTCTGA
- a CDS encoding response regulator: MRALVVDDSRTMRVIVARALRTLGFETDDAEHGQDALDKLAATGPVDLVCVDWNMPVMDGLEFVTAVRKDRSLRGMTIMMVTTESEQSQIVRALAAGAHEYLIKPFTVDAIRDKLELLGLVAAGEPV; this comes from the coding sequence ATGAGAGCACTGGTCGTCGACGACTCGCGCACGATGCGCGTCATCGTGGCCCGGGCCCTGCGCACGCTGGGGTTCGAGACGGACGACGCCGAGCACGGCCAGGACGCCCTGGACAAGCTCGCCGCCACCGGTCCGGTCGACCTCGTGTGCGTGGACTGGAACATGCCCGTGATGGACGGCCTCGAGTTCGTCACCGCGGTCCGCAAGGACCGCTCCCTGCGGGGCATGACGATCATGATGGTCACCACCGAGAGCGAGCAGTCGCAGATCGTCCGCGCCCTGGCAGCAGGCGCGCACGAGTACCTCATCAAGCCGTTCACCGTCGACGCGATCCGCGACAAGCTCGAGCTGCTCGGCCTCGTCGCGGCCGGGGAGCCCGTATGA
- a CDS encoding response regulator: MIRVLIADDSRVMRQIVIRTLRQAGYDWDVREAADGAQALAAVRADEPDVVLSDWNMPEMNGIDLLRSLRAEGFSTPFGFVTSEGSDEMRELAEREGALFLIVKPFTAETFRDAIEPVLA, from the coding sequence ATGATCCGCGTGCTCATCGCGGACGACAGCCGCGTCATGCGCCAGATCGTCATCCGCACGCTGCGACAGGCCGGCTACGACTGGGACGTCCGTGAGGCGGCCGACGGGGCGCAGGCCCTGGCCGCCGTGCGCGCGGACGAGCCGGACGTCGTCCTGTCGGACTGGAACATGCCGGAGATGAACGGCATCGACCTGCTGCGCAGCCTGCGGGCCGAGGGCTTCTCGACGCCCTTCGGCTTCGTGACGTCGGAGGGCTCGGACGAGATGCGTGAGCTCGCCGAGCGCGAGGGGGCGCTGTTCCTCATCGTCAAGCCGTTCACGGCGGAGACCTTCCGCGACGCGATCGAGCCGGTGCTGGCATGA
- a CDS encoding methyl-accepting chemotaxis protein — translation MSIITTVWRRLRLRVPRPRLRLRLPRVGASVLTKILGLVALMAVLTGSAGAYAVVSLQDVADRSAQIVEMQEKTLVGLENVRYQQLHAQLVIAQLAATNSPEVKQRWLDELAATDALLAEQVAALDSSEIGSWASWQAFWGGFNRWQDQRDTLLVPPATSGDSEAYDRMVRDVSEPLVATFTEYLDTTRAELEAHMGTTADEAAAAADAATRRVVISFLVAIVGGVALAVLMGRRVRAGVVKVRRSLEAMAEGDFTVPADVRSRDELGAMAASLGQAQQSVRTTLTGVAEAAQTVASAAEELSAASSQVAAGSEETSAQAGVVAAAAEQVSRNVQAVAAGAEQMGASIREIAQNASEAARVAHAATAAAHSANDTVTRLGSSSAEIGNVVKLITSIAEQTNMLALNATIEAARAGDAGRGFAVVAGEVKELAQETARATEDIARRVEAIQQDTTGAVSAIGEIGSVIASINDYQLTIASAVEEQTATTNEMSRGVVEAATGSGEIAENITGVATSAQSSSQVVGQMTSSVSELARMSDELRRRVAAFTY, via the coding sequence ATGAGCATCATCACCACGGTGTGGCGCCGGCTGCGCCTGCGTGTCCCTCGGCCGCGGCTGCGTCTGCGGCTGCCGCGGGTCGGCGCCTCGGTGCTGACCAAGATCCTCGGTCTCGTCGCGCTCATGGCCGTGCTGACCGGGTCCGCCGGGGCGTACGCCGTCGTCAGCCTCCAGGACGTCGCCGACCGCAGCGCGCAGATCGTCGAGATGCAGGAGAAGACGCTCGTCGGCCTGGAGAACGTGCGCTACCAGCAGCTGCACGCCCAGCTCGTCATCGCCCAGCTCGCCGCGACGAACTCGCCCGAGGTGAAGCAGCGCTGGCTCGACGAGCTGGCCGCGACGGACGCGCTGCTCGCGGAGCAGGTCGCGGCGCTCGACTCCTCCGAGATCGGCTCCTGGGCCAGCTGGCAGGCGTTCTGGGGCGGCTTCAACCGGTGGCAGGACCAGCGCGACACCCTCCTCGTCCCGCCGGCGACGTCGGGCGACAGCGAGGCGTACGACCGGATGGTGCGGGACGTCAGCGAGCCGCTGGTCGCCACGTTCACCGAGTACCTCGACACCACCCGCGCCGAGCTCGAGGCGCACATGGGCACGACGGCCGACGAGGCCGCCGCGGCGGCGGACGCCGCCACGCGCCGGGTCGTCATCAGCTTCCTCGTCGCGATCGTCGGCGGCGTGGCGCTGGCGGTGCTCATGGGCCGCCGCGTCCGCGCCGGTGTCGTCAAGGTCCGCCGCTCGCTCGAGGCGATGGCGGAGGGCGACTTCACGGTGCCCGCCGACGTGCGCTCCCGCGACGAGCTCGGCGCGATGGCCGCCTCGCTCGGCCAGGCCCAGCAGTCCGTCCGCACGACGCTGACGGGGGTCGCCGAGGCCGCCCAGACCGTCGCCTCCGCGGCCGAGGAGCTGTCGGCCGCGTCCAGCCAGGTCGCCGCGGGCTCGGAGGAGACCAGCGCGCAGGCCGGCGTCGTCGCCGCCGCAGCGGAGCAGGTGTCGCGCAACGTGCAGGCGGTCGCCGCCGGTGCCGAGCAGATGGGTGCCTCGATCCGCGAGATCGCGCAGAACGCGTCCGAGGCGGCGCGCGTCGCCCACGCCGCGACGGCGGCCGCGCATAGCGCGAACGACACCGTCACGCGCCTGGGCTCGTCCAGCGCGGAGATCGGCAACGTCGTCAAGCTCATCACCAGCATCGCGGAGCAGACGAACATGCTCGCCCTCAACGCCACGATCGAGGCGGCGCGGGCCGGTGACGCGGGCCGCGGCTTCGCGGTCGTCGCCGGTGAGGTCAAGGAGCTCGCGCAGGAGACCGCGCGGGCGACCGAGGACATCGCGCGCCGCGTCGAGGCTATCCAGCAGGACACGACCGGTGCGGTCTCGGCGATCGGCGAGATCGGCTCCGTCATCGCCTCGATCAACGACTACCAGCTGACGATCGCCTCGGCCGTGGAGGAGCAGACCGCCACGACGAACGAGATGTCGCGCGGTGTCGTCGAGGCCGCCACGGGCTCGGGCGAGATCGCCGAGAACATCACGGGCGTCGCGACGTCGGCCCAGTCGTCGTCGCAGGTCGTCGGGCAGATGACGTCGTCGGTGTCGGAGCTGGCGCGCATGTCGGACGAGCTGCGCCGCCGCGTGGCCGCCTTCACGTACTGA
- a CDS encoding chemotaxis protein CheX produces MSQVIAGEDVYAIAQDIFASMVDGDVGTIVPWEGAAPGWQEPLTAWVDLHGDWAGRASLTTETSTAHALARALLGFGEDEPIERADLVDAFGEVVNVVGGNVKSLLETTGTLGLPQVADVDPGLPGGLVLTEMVLAWHGRALELVVRGVL; encoded by the coding sequence ATGAGCCAGGTCATCGCAGGCGAGGACGTCTACGCCATCGCGCAGGACATCTTCGCGTCCATGGTCGACGGCGACGTCGGCACGATCGTGCCCTGGGAGGGCGCGGCGCCGGGCTGGCAGGAGCCGCTCACCGCGTGGGTCGACCTGCACGGCGACTGGGCCGGGCGTGCCTCCCTGACGACCGAGACGAGCACCGCGCACGCGCTCGCCCGCGCCCTGCTCGGGTTCGGCGAGGACGAGCCGATCGAGCGCGCCGACCTGGTCGACGCGTTCGGCGAGGTGGTCAACGTCGTCGGCGGCAACGTCAAGTCGCTGCTCGAGACGACGGGTACGCTCGGTCTGCCGCAGGTGGCCGACGTCGACCCGGGTCTGCCGGGCGGGCTCGTGCTCACGGAGATGGTCCTGGCCTGGCACGGGCGGGCTCTGGAGCTCGTGGTGCGGGGCGTGCTGTGA